The proteins below come from a single Zea mays cultivar B73 chromosome 8, Zm-B73-REFERENCE-NAM-5.0, whole genome shotgun sequence genomic window:
- the LOC103635406 gene encoding uncharacterized protein — protein MDQLRQVGEALGGIHTLMAFADDLRINPRQCRLLADACAMAFAAVAAEVRAHLRFNERLSKWKPLEAPLRELHRAVRDAEGYVRHCMEPRGSWWGRAAAATHGADCVEQHMHSLLWSVAVALEAVELVSEVTGSDPDELARRRLLFAKDYDRDMLEPALFVQRLGARYLATRELAARMDAAWKEDRWLLSQYLEERMSPGSPEPVPRSKHRLADLLTAPRGQVHPASVLLQGDFHVRKRLMGNLKEVQWMGEAFAVKHLVGAGADADAACAEAALLTSVAHPNVAHCRYCFHDEDKKEFFLVMDQVMTKDLATHVKEANSGKRRVPFPLVVVVDVMLQIARGMEYLHSRNIYHGDLTPSNVLVRTRHADAHLHVKVAGFGQHAAAAAAAAAGHCHRPSPRASAKASNATSAPCIWYAPEVLEQQEAAKRTEKADVYSFGMVCFELLTGKVPFEDNHLQGEHMSKNIRAGERPLFPFQAPKYLTSLTRRCWHGDPAQRPSFASVCRVLRYVKRFVVMNVNPAPAEQPDAAVPPPVPAVDYLDIEASLQRRFPAWQPGSGNAAPRVSDVPFQMFAYRVAEKERSRAAILHIGGGKGASDSSSDGNSLCGDESGGTALSEAEALTVSSRGATTTRSLPDRAGNRKVDGSRVASRLAGAGAGPPHKSMEKSKSTGVVSPPQTIRRTQRIKSDGYLKSAAVASPRRRGSGDGHASDSEVA, from the exons ATGGACCAGCTCCGCCAGGTGGGCGAGGCCCTCGGCGGCATCCACACGCTCATGGCCTTCGCCGACGATCTCCGCATCAACCCGCGACAATGCCGCCTCCTCGCCGACGCCTGCGCGATGGCcttcgccgccgtcgccgccgaggtGCGCGCCCACCTCCGCTTCAACGAGCGCCTGTCCAAGTGGAAGCCCCTGGAGGCGCCGCTCCGGGAGCTCCACCGCGCCGTccgcgacgccgagggctacgtcCGCCACTGCATGGAGCCGCGGGGCAGCTGGTGGGGGCGCGCCGCCGCGGCCACGCACGGCGCCGACTGCGTCGAGCAGCACATGCACAGCCTGCTGTGGAGCGTCGCCGTGGCGCTCGAGGCCGTCGAGCTCGTCTCGGAGGTCACGGGGTCCGACCCGGacgagctcgcccggcggcggctgcTCTTCGCCAAGGACTACGACAGGGACATGCTGGAGCCGGCGCTGTTCGTGCAGAGGCTCGGCGCGCGGTACCTGGCCACGCGCGAGCTCGCCGCCAGGATGGACGCGGCGTGGAAGGAGGACCGGTGGCTCCTGTCGCAGTACCTCGAGGAGCGGATGAGCCCGGGCTCGCCGGAGCCGGTGCCGCGGAGCAAGCACCGGCTGGCCGACCTCCTGACCGCGCCGCGCGGGCAGGTGCACCCGGCGTCCGTGCTCCTGCAGGGCGACTTCCACGTCCGCAAGCGCCTCATGGGCAACCTCAAGGAGGTGCAGTGGATGGGGGAGGCCTTCGCGGTGAAGCACCTCGTGGGCGCCggcgccgacgccgacgccgcgTGCGCCGAGGCCGCGCTGCTCACCTCCGTGGCGCACCCCAACGTGGCGCACTGCCGGTACTGCTTCCACGACGAGGACAAGAAGGAGTTCTTCCTGGTCATGGACCAGGTCATGACCAAGGACCTGGCCACCCACGTCAAGGAGGCGAACAGCGGCAAGCGACGGGTACCCTTCCCGCTCGTTGTCGTCGTCGACGTGATGCTGCAGATCGCGCGCGGCATGGAGTACCTGCACTCGAGGAACATCTACCACGGCGATCTGACCCCGTCCAACGTGCTCGTCAGGACGCGGCATGCCGACGCGCACCTGCACGTCAAGGTGGCCGGGTTCGGGCagcacgcggcggcggcggccgcggccgcggccggCCACTGCCACAGGCCCAGCCCTAGGGCGTCAGCGAAAGCATCAAACGCCACCAGCGCCCCTTGCATCTGGTACGCGCCGGAGGTGCTGGAGCAGCAGGAGGCGGCCAAGCGCACGGAGAAGGCGGACGTGTACAGCTTCGGGATGGTCTGCTTCGAGCTGCTGACGGGGAAGGTCCCGTTCGAGGACAACCACCTGCAGGGGGAGCACATGAGCAAGAACATCCGCGCCGGCGAGCGGCCGCTGTTCCCGTTCCAGGCGCCCAAGTACCTGACCAGCCTGACCAGGCGGTGCTGGCACGGGGACCCGGCGCAGCGGCCGTCGTTCGCGTCCGTCTGCCGCGTCCTCCGCTACGTGAAGCGGTTCGTGGTCATGAACGTGAACCCCGCCCCCGCGGAGCAGCCAGACGCGGCGGTGCCGCCGCCCGTGCCGGCGGTGGACTACCTCGACATCGAGGCGAGCCTGCAGAGGAGGTTCCCGGCGTGGCAGCCCGGGTCTGGGAACGCGGCGCCGCGGGTCTCCGACGTGCCGTTCCAGATGTTCGCGTACAGGGTGGCGGAGAAGGAGAGGAGCCGGGCGGCCATCCTGCAcatcggcggcggcaagggcgccTCCGACTCCAGCAGCGACGGAAACTCGCTGTGCGGGGACGAGAGCGGCGGCACGGCGCTGTCTGAAGCCGAGGCTCTGACCGTGTCGAGCCGCGGCGCCACCACCACGCGGTCGCTGCCGGACCGCGCTGGCAACAGGAAGGTGGATGgcagcagggtcgcctccaggctAGCAG GTGCAGGTGCAGGGCCGCCGCACAAGTCGATGGAAAAGTCCAAATCCACGGGCGTGGTGAGTCCGCCGCAGACCATTAGGCGGACGCAGAGGATCAAGTCGGACGGCTACCTGAAATCTGCCGCGGTCGCGTCACCACGGCGGCGCGGTTCCGGCGATGGACACGCTTCAGACTCCGAAGTAGCCTGA